The proteins below are encoded in one region of Saccopteryx leptura isolate mSacLep1 chromosome 1, mSacLep1_pri_phased_curated, whole genome shotgun sequence:
- the LOC136388462 gene encoding hornerin-like yields MRKINPHRLDRQRHPGDRQDDRGNSGIQSGGGQVEAGDKQSASLRQATGLLSEARGSGGGQVEAGDKQSASLRQATGLLSEARGSGGGHVEAGDKESASLRQATGLLSEARGSGGGHVEAGDKQSASLRQATGLLSEARGSGRGQVEAGDKESALLRQATGLLSEARGSGGGHVEAGDKESAFLRQATGLLGEARGSGGGHVEAGDKESASLRQATGLLGEARGSGGGHVEAGDKESAFLRQATGLLGEARGSGGGQVEAGDKQSASLRQATGLLSEARGSGGGQATGLLSEARGSGGGRVEAGDKQSASLRQATGLLSEARGSGGGRVEAGDKQSASLRQATGLLSEARGSGGGHVEAGDKQSASLRQATGLLSEARGSGGGHVEAGDKQSASLRQATGLLSEARGSGGGQVEAGDKESASLRQATGLLSEARGSGGGQVEAGDKESASLRQATGLLSEARGSGRGQVEAGDKESALLRQATGLLSEARGSGGGRVEAGDKESASLRQATGLLSEARGSGGGHVEAGDKESAFLRQATGLLGEARGSGGGQATGLLGEARGSGGGHVEAGDKQSASLRQATGLLSEARGSGGGHVEAGDKESASLRQATGLLSEARGSGGGHVEAGDKQSASLRQATGLLSEARGSGGGQVEAGDKQSASLRQATGLLSEARGSGGGQVEAGDKESASLRQATGLLSEARGSGGGHVEAGDKESASLRQATGLLSGDKESASLRQATGLLNEARGSGGGHVEAGDKESAFLRQATGLLGEARGSGGGHVEAGDKESASLRQATGLLSEARGSGGGHVEAGDKQSASLRQATGLLSEAGGSDLRKSGRLPN; encoded by the exons AGGGAATAGTGGAATCCAGAGTGGTGGGGGCCAAGTGGAGGCCGGAGACAAGCAGAGTGCATCACTGCGACAGGCCACGGGACTCCTGAGTGAAGCTAGAGGTTCTGGTGGGGGCCAAGTGGAGGCCGGAGACAAGCAGAGTGCATCACTGCGACAGGCCACGGGACTCCTGAGTGAAGCCAGAGGTTCTGGTGGGGGCCACGTGGAGGCCGGGGACAAGGAGAGTGCATCACTGCGACAGGCCACGGGGCTCCTGAGTGAAGCCAGAGGTTCTGGTGGGGGCCACGTGGAGGCCGGAGACAAGCAGAGTGCATCACTGCGACAGGCCACGGGGCTCCTGAGTGAAGCTAGAGGTTCTGGTCGGGGTCAAGTGGAGGCAGGGGACAAGGAGAGTGCATTACTGCGACAGGCCACGGGGCTCCTGAGTGAAGCTAGAGGTTCTGGTGGGGGCCACGTGGAGGCAGGGGACAAGGAGAGTGCATTCCTGCGACAGGCCACGGGGCTCCTGGGTGAAGCCAGAGGTTCTGGTGGGGGCCACGTGGAGGCCGGAGACAAGGAGAGTGCATCACTGCGACAGGCCACGGGGCTCCTGGGTGAAGCTAGAGGTTCTGGTGGGGGCCACGTGGAGGCCGGAGACAAGGAGAGTGCATTCCTGCGACAGGCCACGGGGCTCCTGGGTGAAGCCAGAGGTTCTGGTGGGGGCCAAGTGGAGGCCGGAGACAAGCAGAGTGCATCACTGCGACAGGCCACGGGGCTCCTGAGTGAAGCCAGAGGTTCTGGTGGGGGCCAA GCCACGGGGCTCCTGAGTGAAGCCAGAGGTTCTGGTGGGGGCCGAGTGGAGGCCGGAGACAAGCAGAGTGCATCACTGCGACAGGCCACGGGGCTCCTGAGTGAAGCCAGAGGTTCTGGTGGGGGCCGAGTGGAGGCCGGAGACAAGCAGAGTGCATCACTGCGACAGGCCACGGGGCTCCTGAGTGAAGCCAGAGGTTCTGGTGGGGGCCACGTGGAGGCCGGAGACAAGCAGAGTGCATCACTGCGACAGGCCACGGGGCTCCTGAGTGAAGCCAGAGGTTCTGGTGGGGGCCACGTGGAGGCCGGAGACAAGCAGAGTGCATCACTGCGACAGGCCACGGGGCTCCTGAGTGAAGCCAGAGGTTCTGGTGGGGGCCAAGTGGAGGCCGGAGACAAGGAGAGTGCATCACTGCGACAGGCCACGGGACTCCTGAGTGAAGCCAGAGGTTCTGGTGGGGGCCAAGTGGAGGCCGGAGACAAGGAGAGTGCATCACTGCGACAGGCCACGGGACTCCTGAGTGAAGCCAGAGGTTCTGGTCGGGGTCAAGTGGAGGCAGGGGACAAGGAGAGTGCATTACTGCGACAGGCCACGGGGCTCCTGAGTGAAGCTAGAGGTTCTGGTGGGGGCCGAGTGGAGGCCGGAGACAAGGAGAGTGCATCACTGCGACAGGCCACGGGGCTCCTGAGTGAAGCCAGAGGTTCTGGTGGGGGCCACGTGGAGGCCGGAGACAAGGAGAGTGCATTCCTGCGACAGGCCACGGGGCTCCTGGGTGAAGCCAGAGGTTCTGGTGGGGGCCAA GCCACGGGGCTCCTGGGTGAAGCCAGAGGTTCTGGTGGGGGCCACGTGGAGGCCGGAGACAAGCAGAGTGCATCACTGCGACAGGCCACGGGGCTCCTGAGTGAAGCCAGAGGTTCTGGTGGGGGCCACGTGGAGGCAGGGGACAAGGAGAGTGCATCACTGCGACAGGCCACGGGGCTCCTGAGTGAAGCCAGAGGTTCTGGTGGGGGCCACGTGGAGGCCGGAGACAAGCAGAGTGCATCACTGCGACAGGCCACGGGGCTCCTGAGTGAAGCCAGAGGTTCTGGTGGGGGCCAAGTGGAGGCCGGAGACAAGCAGAGTGCATCACTGCGACAGGCCACGGGACTCCTGAGTGAAGCTAGAGGTTCTGGTGGGGGCCAAGTGGAGGCAGGGGACAAGGAGAGTGCATCACTGCGACAGGCCACGGGGCTCCTGAGTGAAGCCAGAGGTTCTGGTGGGGGCCACGTGGAGGCAGGAGACAAGGAGAGTGCATCACTGCGACAGGCCACGGGGCTCCTGAGCGGAGACAAGGAGAGTGCATCACTGCGACAGGCCACGGGGCTCCtgaatgaagccagaggttctGGTGGGGGCCACGTGGAGGCCGGAGACAAGGAGAGTGCATTCCTGCGACAGGCCACGGGGCTCCTGGGTGAAGCCAGAGGTTCTGGTGGGGGCCACGTGGAGGCCGGAGACAAGGAGAGTGCATCACTGCGACAGGCCACGGGGCTCCTGAGTGAAGCCAGAGGTTCTGGTGGGGGCCACGTGGAGGCCGGAGACAAGCAGAGTGCATCACTGCGACAGGCCACGGGGCTCCTGAGTGAAGCCGGAGGTTCTGATCTACGGAAATCTGGAAGGCTGCCTAATTGA